A single window of Toxotes jaculatrix isolate fToxJac2 chromosome 4, fToxJac2.pri, whole genome shotgun sequence DNA harbors:
- the lrrtm1 gene encoding leucine-rich repeat transmembrane neuronal protein 1, translating into MLMDFLLIGLYLKWPLKKPPGLILCSLGIFLRTVPLVEGVCPRLCRCDSKLLYCEGLNLTDIPRNLSSAMGLSMRENNLTELREGQLAGLSQLTWLYLDHNNIDIVEEGAFERLRRVKELDLSSNRIESLPNGTFRPLPNLRILDLSYNRLQALEPDLFHGLRKLTNLHLRYNALKFVPVRIFQDCRSMQFLDLGYNQLQSLARNSFAGLFKLTELHLEHNELVKVNLAHFPRLISLRTLYMHNNRATIVVNTLDWTWHFLEKIDLSANEIEYIEPHVFESTPNLKVLMLDSNRLTSVDQRILDSWSSLDSITLAGNDWECSRNVCALASWLSAFRGQRDNSLLCSSPDTAQGEDVLDAVYAFQLCEDPPMEVTTAGLYASTRDLAQGGSVFLGPFTPNPYEGEGSEVVTSSFTVTVGHDDVESTMQIHKVVTGTMALIFSFLIIVLMLYVAWKCFPAGIRQLRQCFSSQRRKQKQKQSMQQMAAISTPEYYVDYKPNHIEGALVIINEYGSCTCQQQPSRECEV; encoded by the coding sequence ATGCTAATGGATTTCCTTCTAATTGGACTGTACTTAAAGTGGCCACTGAAGAAGCCCCCTGGGTTGATACTGTGTTCACTGGGCATTTTTCTAAGAACGGTTCCCTTGGTAGAGGGGGTTTGTCCAAGGCTGTGCCGCTGCGACAGCAAGCTGCTGTACTGCGAGGGGCTCAACCTCACAGACATTCCCCGCAATCTGAGCAGTGCCATGGGCCTGTCcatgagagagaacaacttGACCGAGCTGCGTGAAGGCCAACTGGCTGGTTTGTCACAGCTCACCTGGCTCTACTTAGATCACAACAACATTGACATTGTAGAGGAGGGTGCATTTGAAAGGCTAAGACGAGTCAAGGAGTTAGACCTGAGCAGCAACCGGATAGAGAGTCTGCCAAATGGTACCTTTAGGCCCCTCCCAAACCTGCGTATCCTGGACCTCTCATACAACAGGCTGCAGGCACTAGAGCCCGACCTGTTCCACGGCCTTAGAAAGCTCACCAATTTGCATTTGCGCTACAATGCTCTCAAATTTGTGCCAGTGCGGATTTTTCAAGACTGCCGGAGCATGCAGTTTCTGGACTTGGGATACAACCAACTGCAGAGCCTGGCCCGAAACTCCTTCGCTGGCCTCTTCAAGTTGACTGAGTTGCATCTTGAGCACAATGAGCTGGTTAAAGTCAACCTAGCCCACTTCCCTCGTCTCATCTCTTTACGTACTCTGTACATGCACAACAATCGCGCCACTATTGTTGTCAATACCCTGGACTGGACATGGCATTTTTTAGAGAAGATTGACCTGTCAGCTAATGAAATCGAGTATATTGAGCCACATGTTTTCGAGAGTACACCCAACCTCAAGGTGCTAATGCTAGACTCCAATCGTTTGACCTCTGTGGACCAGCGCATCCTGGATTCATGGTCATCTCTGGACAGCATTACCCTGGCAGGGAATGACTGGGAGTGCAGTCGCAACGTGTGTGCCTTGGCCTCTTGGCTGAGTGCCTTCCGAGGCCAGCGTGACAATTCCCTGCTGTGTTCAAGCCCCGACACCGCACAGGGCGAGGATGTGTTGGATGCTGTCTATGCTTTTCAGCTATGTGAGGATCCCCCAATGGAGGTAACTACAGCAGGCCTGTACGCCTCTACAAGGGATCTGGCCCAGGGTGGCTCTGTGTTCCTGGGCCCCTTTACTCCCAACCCTTATGAGGGTGAGGGTAGTGAGGTGGTCACCAGTTCTTTCACTGTCACAGTGGGCCATGATGACGTGGAAAGCACCATGCAAATTCACAAGGTGGTGACTGGCACCATGGCactcatcttttcctttctcatcATAGTGCTCATGCTGTATGTGGCATGGAAGTGCTTTCCAGCCGGAATAAGACAACTGAGGCAGTGCTTCAGCAGTCAGCGCCGTAAACAGAAGCAAAAGCAAAGCATGCAGCAGATGGCTGCAATTTCTACTCCGGAGTACTATGTTGACTATAAACCTAACCACATTGAGGGAGCTCTGGTAATCATCAATGAATATGGCTCTTGCACTTGCCAACAGCAACCTTCTCGGGAATGTGAAGTGTGA